A stretch of Gemmobacter fulvus DNA encodes these proteins:
- a CDS encoding DUF475 domain-containing protein, with product MNGVSETKSVMSYLKWALISTVIGLALGIALGWQTTGTLSGTLTVFFIVAVLAVLEISLSFDNAIVNANKLKDMTPVWQHRFLTWGIIIAVFGMRIVFPLLIVVIAANVGPIDAMIMAAARPEEYARIMHDAHLPIAAFGGTFLMMVALTYFFDHEKDIHWVEWLESRMARYATIKGVEIAFVLALILGFSRLLEGAEQEAFVYSAIYGLLTFLLVEVLGGFLDKTQETTKAAAQGGLGAFLYLEVLDASFSFDGVIGAFALSQNLFVIAIGLGIGAMYVRSMTIMLVERGTLAEYRFLEHGAFYAILILSVIMFCQTLVHIPEVITGLGGAGLIGIALWSSIRWNRSEANGVTQS from the coding sequence ATGAACGGTGTCTCTGAAACCAAATCCGTCATGTCCTATCTGAAATGGGCGCTGATCTCGACCGTGATCGGCCTCGCCCTCGGGATCGCCCTGGGCTGGCAAACCACCGGCACCCTGTCGGGCACGCTGACCGTGTTCTTCATCGTTGCGGTTCTTGCCGTGCTCGAAATCTCGCTGTCCTTTGACAATGCGATTGTGAATGCCAACAAACTCAAGGACATGACGCCGGTCTGGCAGCATCGCTTCCTGACCTGGGGCATCATCATCGCCGTGTTCGGCATGCGGATCGTGTTCCCGCTGCTGATTGTGGTGATCGCGGCCAATGTCGGCCCGATTGATGCGATGATCATGGCCGCGGCCCGGCCCGAAGAATATGCCCGCATCATGCACGATGCCCACCTGCCGATTGCGGCCTTCGGGGGCACCTTCCTGATGATGGTCGCGCTGACCTATTTCTTCGACCATGAGAAAGACATTCACTGGGTTGAATGGCTGGAAAGCCGCATGGCGCGCTACGCCACGATCAAAGGGGTCGAGATCGCCTTCGTGCTTGCGCTGATTCTCGGGTTCTCGCGCCTGCTGGAAGGGGCAGAGCAAGAGGCCTTCGTTTATTCCGCCATCTATGGCCTGCTGACCTTCCTGCTGGTCGAGGTTCTTGGCGGCTTTCTCGACAAGACCCAGGAAACCACCAAAGCGGCGGCGCAAGGTGGTCTCGGCGCCTTCCTTTATCTGGAGGTGCTGGATGCCAGCTTCTCGTTCGATGGTGTGATCGGGGCCTTCGCGCTCAGCCAGAACCTGTTCGTCATCGCCATCGGCCTGGGCATCGGCGCGATGTATGTGCGCTCCATGACCATCATGCTGGTCGAGCGCGGCACACTGGCCGAGTATCGCTTCCTGGAACACGGGGCGTTCTATGCCATCCTGATCCTGTCGGTGATCATGTTCTGTCAGACGCTGGTGCATATCCCCGAGGTGATCACCGGCCTTGGCGGCGCAGGTCTGATCGGGATCGCGCTATGGTCCTCGATCCGGTGGAATCGAAGCGAGGCGAATGGCGTCACGCAGTCCTGA
- the sucD gene encoding succinate--CoA ligase subunit alpha, giving the protein MAILITEKTKVIVQGMSGRIGQFHAADMIKHGTNVVGGVTPGKGGESFLDRPLFNTVREAVEATGAEASLVFVPPPFAADAIMEAADAGIRTAVCVTDGIPAQDMMQVKRFLRRYLSERKMRLIGPNCAGIISPGRGFMGIMPPHIYMPGRVGIVGRSGTLGYEAASQMKALGIGVSTSVGIGGDPINGSSFRDILALFEADPDTDAVVMIGEIGGPQEAEAAAWARDHMSKPVVAYIAGLSAPKGRQMGHAGAIVSAFGESAQEKVEILTAAGITIAPNPSVIGQTMAAVLNRRAAA; this is encoded by the coding sequence ATGGCAATTCTCATCACGGAAAAAACCAAGGTGATCGTGCAGGGCATGTCGGGCCGGATCGGTCAGTTCCATGCCGCCGACATGATCAAGCATGGCACCAATGTTGTGGGGGGCGTGACACCGGGCAAGGGTGGCGAAAGTTTCCTCGACCGGCCGCTGTTCAACACCGTGCGCGAGGCGGTGGAGGCGACAGGCGCCGAGGCAAGCCTTGTCTTCGTGCCGCCGCCCTTTGCCGCCGATGCAATCATGGAGGCGGCGGACGCGGGTATCCGCACCGCAGTCTGCGTAACCGACGGCATCCCGGCGCAGGACATGATGCAGGTGAAACGCTTCCTGCGGCGCTATCTGTCGGAGCGCAAGATGCGGCTGATCGGCCCGAATTGCGCGGGCATCATCTCTCCCGGTCGTGGCTTCATGGGGATCATGCCGCCGCACATCTATATGCCGGGGCGGGTGGGTATCGTCGGGCGCTCTGGCACGCTGGGCTATGAGGCGGCCAGCCAGATGAAGGCGCTGGGCATCGGCGTCTCTACCTCGGTCGGCATTGGCGGCGATCCGATCAACGGCTCCAGCTTCCGCGACATCCTCGCCCTGTTCGAGGCAGACCCCGATACCGATGCCGTGGTGATGATCGGCGAGATCGGTGGCCCGCAAGAGGCCGAGGCCGCAGCCTGGGCGCGCGATCACATGTCAAAGCCAGTGGTCGCCTATATTGCGGGCCTCTCTGCCCCCAAAGGCCGCCAGATGGGCCATGCCGGGGCGATTGTGTCGGCCTTTGGCGAAAGCGCACAGGAAAAGGTGGAGATCCTGACCGCTGCGGGCATCACCATTGCCCCCAACCCTTCGGTCATCGGTCAGACCATGGCGGCAGTGTTGAACCGCCGCGCCGCCGCGTGA